In a genomic window of Bacillus sp. 2205SS5-2:
- a CDS encoding C-terminal binding protein, producing MTEKSPLKVVILNADYPHYEIEKDVLSPFSMNLCEIQVSTNADELMKAVQDADAVLVRQAVLNKKVIEAMRRCKIIVRYGVGVDNIDLIAAKRKRIYVANVPDYGSEEVADHALALMLSVARRTVTRDRDVKNGRWNIGAREPIHSFNGKTLGIIGYGQIGRIFHRKVSGLGFSKVLVYDPYLMDTNTNVIKVELETLCRQADFISIHSPLTGKNHRLMDGDMISLMKPTSILVNTSRGGLIDEEALVEALETDQIFGAGLDVFETEPPDYSSPLFHMRNVVVSDHTGWYSEESLQKLQKKAAQEIARVFSGKKPISWMNCWGDTDNANL from the coding sequence TTGACAGAAAAGAGTCCTTTAAAGGTGGTTATCCTCAATGCAGACTATCCTCACTATGAAATAGAAAAGGATGTTCTTAGTCCTTTCTCTATGAATCTATGTGAAATCCAGGTGTCTACAAACGCTGATGAACTAATGAAAGCCGTTCAAGATGCGGATGCCGTCTTGGTCCGTCAAGCCGTTTTGAATAAAAAGGTGATTGAGGCAATGAGAAGGTGTAAAATCATCGTCCGCTATGGTGTAGGTGTAGATAATATTGATTTGATTGCTGCGAAAAGAAAAAGAATTTATGTTGCAAACGTACCTGATTACGGGAGTGAAGAAGTAGCAGATCATGCACTAGCTCTCATGCTTAGTGTAGCCCGAAGAACGGTTACACGAGATCGAGATGTAAAGAACGGGCGCTGGAATATCGGGGCAAGAGAGCCGATTCACTCATTTAATGGTAAAACATTAGGGATTATTGGGTATGGACAGATTGGCCGGATTTTTCATCGCAAGGTATCTGGATTAGGTTTTAGCAAAGTGCTCGTCTATGATCCCTATTTAATGGACACAAACACGAATGTAATAAAGGTTGAGCTGGAGACCCTCTGCCGTCAAGCTGATTTCATCTCAATCCATTCACCGCTTACAGGTAAAAATCATCGTTTGATGGATGGCGATATGATTTCTTTGATGAAGCCAACCTCAATTCTTGTCAATACCTCAAGAGGAGGATTGATTGACGAAGAAGCATTGGTAGAGGCTCTTGAAACGGATCAGATTTTCGGAGCAGGGCTTGATGTATTTGAAACCGAACCACCCGATTATTCTTCCCCATTATTTCACATGAGAAATGTGGTTGTTTCGGATCATACGGGTTGGTATTCTGAAGAGTCGTTACAAAAATTACAAAAGAAAGCAGCGCAGGAGATTGCAAGAGTGTTTTCTGGAAAAAAACCAATTTCCTGGATGAACTGTTGGGGGGACACTGACAATGCAAACCTATGA
- a CDS encoding bifunctional 4-hydroxy-2-oxoglutarate aldolase/2-dehydro-3-deoxy-phosphogluconate aldolase translates to MQTYEVRHVFDKLSKYKIVPVIRADSQEIAHNAVSTLKAVGFQTAEITLTVPGAIDLITHFSKREDLLVGAGTVKDLRNAEECIKAGAQYIISPLIVDGLPELCKEAGVCCIMSGLTPNEVYYAWRKGSNAVKVFPANSAGGPGHVKALKSVLPDIPLVPTGGVNLENINAFFDAGASFVGVGSDLVNKHLLEEGNSEEVANLGRKFLDKIF, encoded by the coding sequence ATGCAAACCTATGAGGTGAGACATGTTTTTGACAAATTAAGCAAGTATAAAATCGTGCCCGTCATTAGAGCAGATTCTCAAGAGATTGCTCACAATGCCGTATCGACTCTAAAAGCTGTAGGCTTTCAAACAGCAGAAATTACATTAACCGTTCCTGGTGCGATCGACTTAATCACTCATTTTTCAAAAAGAGAGGATCTCCTTGTTGGTGCAGGAACGGTAAAGGATCTTCGGAATGCTGAGGAATGTATCAAAGCAGGTGCACAATACATTATTTCACCATTAATTGTCGATGGACTTCCGGAACTCTGTAAAGAAGCAGGGGTCTGCTGTATCATGAGTGGATTAACACCAAACGAAGTTTACTATGCTTGGAGAAAAGGCAGCAACGCAGTCAAAGTGTTTCCTGCGAATTCAGCCGGAGGACCGGGACATGTAAAAGCTTTAAAATCGGTGTTGCCAGATATCCCGCTGGTACCTACAGGTGGAGTGAACCTTGAAAATATTAATGCATTTTTCGATGCAGGTGCTTCGTTTGTAGGCGTTGGCAGTGACCTGGTCAATAAACATCTACTTGAGGAAGGTAACAGTGAAGAAGTGGCGAACTTAGGAAGAAAATTCCTCGATAAAATATTTTAA
- a CDS encoding sugar kinase, with translation MDILALGEPLMEFSKTIDPSKESPYLPGYGGDTSNFAIAAARQGAKVGYLTRVGTDMFGDQFLDLWRKEGVNTSLVTQDSEAKTGIYFISHTKNGHQFSYYRKDSAASRLKSEDVPEEAIIGSKLLHVSGISQAISITSCDAVFKAIEIARSNGIKVSYDANLRLDLWPLSRARAIIHATAPLADIFLPSLDEAQLLSGKEKPVQIADYYMKLGVNLLVLKLGKEGVLVATPHEHRFIEGFSVDTVDATGAGDTFDGAFISQYLTGASNEYAAKYSNAAAALSTTGYGAVSPIPTKKKVEEFLESKGQISSPN, from the coding sequence ATGGATATTCTCGCATTAGGAGAACCATTAATGGAATTTAGCAAAACGATTGACCCATCCAAGGAAAGCCCGTATCTCCCAGGCTATGGTGGAGATACATCAAATTTCGCGATCGCTGCCGCTAGACAAGGGGCAAAAGTAGGTTACCTTACTAGAGTGGGGACAGACATGTTTGGGGATCAATTTCTTGATTTATGGAGAAAGGAAGGGGTAAATACAAGTCTAGTAACCCAAGATTCCGAAGCAAAGACGGGTATTTATTTTATTTCTCATACAAAGAATGGACATCAGTTCTCTTATTATAGAAAAGATTCAGCTGCTAGTCGTCTGAAATCTGAAGACGTACCAGAGGAGGCAATTATCGGTAGTAAGCTCCTGCATGTTTCTGGTATTAGCCAAGCCATCAGTATAACTAGCTGTGATGCTGTCTTTAAAGCCATTGAGATTGCTCGTTCAAATGGGATTAAAGTTTCATATGATGCCAACCTCCGTCTAGATCTTTGGCCGCTATCAAGAGCCAGGGCGATCATTCATGCAACCGCGCCATTAGCCGATATCTTCTTGCCAAGCCTAGATGAAGCTCAACTGCTTTCAGGGAAGGAGAAACCCGTGCAGATTGCCGATTACTATATGAAACTAGGAGTAAATCTACTTGTGCTCAAGCTAGGAAAAGAAGGTGTACTCGTTGCTACTCCTCACGAACACCGTTTTATCGAGGGATTCTCGGTTGATACTGTAGATGCAACGGGTGCTGGAGATACGTTTGATGGTGCCTTCATTTCGCAGTATTTAACAGGTGCCTCCAATGAGTATGCAGCTAAATATTCCAATGCGGCTGCAGCCTTATCGACCACCGGATACGGAGCAGTTTCACCGATTCCTACAAAAAAGAAAGTAGAAGAATTTCTGGAATCGAAGGGACAGATCTCTTCTCCTAATTAA
- a CDS encoding YqhV family protein: protein MFIFIEKAVLAMVALRILSGCIELGAAMLMLKFNDLEKAFTINTLLAIVGPTIFFTTTAIGLIGLTGRISFLKAICLITGVLLIGLSLKIK, encoded by the coding sequence ATGTTTATTTTCATAGAAAAAGCAGTTCTTGCCATGGTGGCATTGCGAATTCTTTCAGGGTGCATCGAACTCGGAGCAGCCATGTTGATGTTAAAATTCAATGATTTAGAAAAAGCTTTCACGATTAACACTCTACTCGCCATTGTCGGACCGACCATCTTTTTTACAACCACTGCAATCGGGCTTATTGGCCTGACAGGAAGAATCTCTTTCCTTAAAGCTATTTGCCTAATTACCGGTGTTTTGCTCATTGGATTGAGTTTGAAAATCAAGTGA
- a CDS encoding MFS transporter, which translates to MGSSVKKNKHVITLMTAQAISSLGDWLSIVAIITLVGLKWEGTPMQMSFVILSLAIPMALLGPISGTVADRMERKRLMFFSDVIRGGLILLLTLATNVWMVYGCLFLIGIFSSIFIPAKNGKLKEFI; encoded by the coding sequence ATGGGTTCTTCAGTGAAAAAGAATAAACACGTCATCACCTTGATGACCGCACAAGCGATTTCAAGCTTAGGAGATTGGTTAAGTATTGTAGCGATTATTACGTTAGTTGGATTAAAATGGGAAGGTACGCCGATGCAAATGTCCTTTGTCATTTTAAGCTTGGCGATACCGATGGCTTTATTAGGACCAATCTCTGGAACCGTTGCAGATCGTATGGAACGGAAAAGACTGATGTTTTTTTCAGATGTGATCAGAGGTGGGCTCATTCTTTTATTGACTCTTGCAACGAATGTTTGGATGGTTTACGGGTGCTTGTTTCTCATTGGAATCTTCTCATCAATCTTTATACCAGCGAAGAATGGAAAATTAAAAGAATTTATTTAA
- a CDS encoding TetR/AcrR family transcriptional regulator has product MPPKVNQEHKNQRRSKILKAAEAVFIENGYEKTTMKDVMDKSDVSRGGLYQYFANKEDLFEALISEDATENIDSSLEDMVKQKGSYWDILLVTFLGEEKKPTNKMDPLAPSKLEFFITRRNETKRKDHAKQRYLQFYQMINKIIEAGVKAGEFSPRFDIGVISKSIISYTDGLALDHAILDSESIQLKEQTELLFEYIRWALHVKESK; this is encoded by the coding sequence ATGCCACCGAAAGTCAATCAAGAACACAAGAATCAACGTCGATCTAAGATATTAAAAGCAGCAGAAGCGGTATTTATCGAGAACGGCTATGAAAAAACGACTATGAAAGATGTTATGGATAAATCTGATGTGAGTCGAGGTGGATTGTATCAATATTTCGCGAATAAGGAAGATTTATTTGAAGCGTTGATCTCAGAAGATGCGACGGAGAATATCGATAGTTCTCTAGAGGATATGGTAAAACAGAAAGGCTCCTATTGGGATATTTTATTAGTGACATTTCTTGGTGAGGAAAAAAAACCAACCAATAAGATGGATCCATTAGCACCTTCAAAGCTTGAGTTCTTTATTACAAGAAGAAATGAAACAAAAAGGAAGGATCATGCTAAACAACGGTATCTTCAATTCTATCAAATGATCAATAAAATAATTGAAGCGGGCGTAAAGGCAGGAGAATTTTCTCCACGATTTGATATAGGTGTGATTTCAAAGTCCATTATTTCTTATACTGATGGTCTAGCATTAGATCATGCCATATTAGATTCTGAAAGCATTCAATTAAAAGAGCAAACGGAATTATTATTTGAATATATTAGATGGGCTTTACATGTTAAAGAATCAAAATAG